From Fibrobacter sp. UWB5, the proteins below share one genomic window:
- the ndk gene encoding nucleoside-diphosphate kinase, producing the protein MEMTFAMIKPNAVKSGLIGRIIDRYIAAGLSVCAVKMHQMTSADARGFYAEHVEKPFFPELEAYMTKGPSVMLALGGENAIAKVRAINGATNPAKAEPGTLRYDFAPSMTENVVHSSDSPESAKRELDFWFKEDERYAYEMPSLKACCVL; encoded by the coding sequence ATGGAAATGACATTTGCAATGATCAAGCCCAATGCGGTCAAGTCTGGCCTCATCGGACGCATTATCGACCGTTACATCGCTGCAGGCCTCTCCGTCTGCGCCGTGAAGATGCACCAGATGACCTCTGCCGATGCTCGCGGTTTCTACGCCGAACACGTGGAAAAGCCGTTCTTCCCGGAACTCGAAGCCTACATGACCAAGGGCCCGTCCGTGATGCTCGCCCTCGGCGGCGAAAATGCCATTGCCAAGGTTCGTGCCATCAACGGCGCTACCAATCCGGCTAAGGCGGAACCCGGTACCCTCCGCTACGACTTTGCCCCTTCCATGACCGAAAACGTCGTGCACAGCTCCGACAGCCCCGAATCCGCCAAGCGCGAACTGGACTTCTGGTTCAAGGAAGACGAACGCTACGCCTACGAAATGCCGAGCCTCAAGGCCTGCTGCGTCCTCTAA
- a CDS encoding succinate dehydrogenase/fumarate reductase iron-sulfur subunit: MSGLNLTLKIWRQKDAKTKGQFETVKINDVSPDMSFLEMLDIVNEEQMKQGKEGFAFDHDCREGICGMCSLVINGMPHGPDHATTTCQLHMRKFKDGDTIVIEPWRAAAFPVIRDCAVDRTAFDRIIQAGGFVSVNTGAAPEASTIPVPKADADRAFDAAACIGCGACVAACKNASAMLFVSAKVSHLSFLPQGKVEAKKRVLAMVAQMDKEGFGNCTNLYECQAACPKGITVDYIAKMNREYLGATVTYAEKVYGKD, from the coding sequence ATGAGCGGACTGAATTTGACTTTGAAGATTTGGCGTCAGAAGGATGCCAAGACCAAGGGACAGTTCGAAACTGTCAAGATCAACGATGTTTCTCCGGACATGTCCTTCCTGGAAATGCTCGACATCGTGAACGAAGAACAGATGAAGCAGGGCAAGGAAGGCTTCGCCTTCGACCACGACTGCCGCGAAGGTATTTGTGGTATGTGCTCCCTCGTCATCAACGGTATGCCGCACGGTCCTGACCATGCAACGACTACCTGCCAGCTTCACATGCGCAAGTTCAAGGATGGCGACACCATCGTGATCGAACCGTGGCGCGCCGCCGCATTCCCGGTTATCCGTGACTGCGCCGTTGACCGTACCGCCTTCGACCGCATCATCCAGGCTGGCGGCTTCGTTTCTGTGAACACTGGTGCCGCTCCTGAAGCATCCACGATTCCGGTTCCCAAGGCTGATGCCGACCGCGCCTTTGACGCTGCCGCCTGTATCGGTTGCGGTGCCTGCGTGGCCGCTTGTAAGAACGCTTCTGCAATGCTCTTCGTTTCTGCGAAGGTCTCTCACCTCAGCTTCTTGCCGCAGGGCAAGGTCGAGGCCAAGAAGCGCGTTCTCGCCATGGTCGCTCAGATGGACAAGGAAGGCTTCGGCAACTGCACGAACCTTTACGAATGCCAGGCTGCATGCCCGAAGGGTATCACCGTGGATTACATCGCCAAGATGAACCGCGAATACCTCGGCGCTACCGTGACCTACGCCGAAAAGGTGTACGGCAAGGATTAA
- a CDS encoding succinate dehydrogenase cytochrome b subunit: protein MQWIVKYLTSSIGKKQIMGCTGAFLALFIFGHMCGNFQLLNFDQAAAQASYNAYTEFLTGFNPLHFPIKMIYLVELVLVAAFALHIFLAVKLKIENKVARGGIDYEVNARKGKKTFATFTMIWSGLFILGFLVQHLMMLKFGEHYLYVNAEGEIVRDMWLTTIQMFANPAWAAFYVVSMFVIGMHLFHAISSAFQTMGIAHQKWTPIIDIAGIAYSIIVALGFGITAVAAFYLANQPGTQALIEKSRSLQPQYEQMKKEKEAAKTSFVIPSVGTVEVSFNA, encoded by the coding sequence ATGCAATGGATCGTCAAGTATCTTACCTCTTCCATCGGTAAGAAGCAGATCATGGGATGCACAGGCGCGTTCCTCGCCCTGTTCATCTTCGGCCACATGTGTGGTAACTTCCAGCTCTTGAATTTCGATCAGGCCGCGGCTCAGGCGTCTTACAATGCCTACACCGAATTCCTGACCGGATTCAACCCGCTCCACTTCCCGATCAAGATGATTTATCTTGTTGAACTGGTGCTGGTGGCTGCTTTCGCTCTCCACATCTTCCTCGCTGTTAAGCTTAAGATCGAAAACAAGGTCGCCCGCGGTGGCATCGACTACGAAGTCAACGCTCGCAAGGGCAAGAAGACTTTCGCGACCTTCACCATGATCTGGTCCGGTCTCTTCATTCTCGGCTTCCTCGTGCAGCACCTCATGATGCTCAAGTTCGGCGAACACTACCTCTATGTGAATGCCGAAGGCGAAATCGTCCGCGACATGTGGCTCACCACCATCCAGATGTTTGCTAACCCGGCTTGGGCTGCATTCTACGTGGTCAGCATGTTCGTGATTGGCATGCACCTCTTCCACGCTATTTCTTCTGCCTTCCAGACCATGGGCATTGCTCACCAGAAGTGGACCCCGATTATCGACATCGCCGGTATCGCTTACAGCATTATCGTTGCCCTTGGTTTCGGTATCACCGCCGTTGCAGCCTTCTACCTCGCTAACCAGCCGGGTACCCAGGCCCTCATCGAAAAGTCCCGCAGCCTCCAGCCGCAGTACGAACAGATGAAGAAGGAAAAGGAAGCCGCCAAGACTTCTTTCGTGATTCCTTCTGTTGGCACCGTCGAAGTTTCTTTTAACGCTTAA
- a CDS encoding fumarate reductase/succinate dehydrogenase flavoprotein subunit: MILDSKIPGGSIEEKWTKHKFELKLVNPANKRKFTVIVVGTGLAGASAAASLAELGYNVKSFCIQDSPRRAHSIAAQGGINAAKNYKNDGDSVYRLFYDTVKGGDFRAREANVHRLAENSNLIIDQCVAQGVPFGREYGGLLDNRSFGGTQVSRTFYARGQTGQQLLLGAYQALMRQVAAGKVKMFPRREMMDLVVIDGKARGIIVRNLITGELESHVGDAVCLCTGGYGNVYYLSTNAQGSNVTAAFRAYKRGALFANPCYTQIHPTCIPRHGDLQSKLTLMSESLRNDGRIWVPRKAGDTRSPDQIPEEDRYYYLEEKYPSFGNLVPRDVASRNAKQVCDAGLGVGNTKQAVYLDFADAIQRMGVAGVSAKYGNLFQMYEKITDEDPYKVPMRIFPAIHYTMGGLWVDYDLMSTIPGCFVLGEANFSDHGANRLGASALMQGLSDGYFVIPFTIGGYFAGTKLEKVSESDAAFEDCKKQTEERIHKLLSIKGHRTVNDIHRELGNIMWEYVGMARNEAGLKTALEKIPALRAEFWENVNVLGSEGSFNQNLERAGRVADFLEFAEVLTLDALHRKESCGGHFREESQTPEGEAKRDDENFCYVGAWEYKGDGVAPELSKEPLTFDNVHLATRSYK; the protein is encoded by the coding sequence ATGATTCTTGATTCTAAAATCCCCGGTGGTTCCATCGAAGAAAAGTGGACCAAGCACAAGTTCGAACTCAAGCTCGTGAACCCCGCCAACAAGCGTAAGTTCACGGTGATCGTGGTTGGTACTGGCCTTGCCGGTGCTTCTGCCGCTGCATCCCTCGCCGAACTTGGTTACAATGTCAAGTCTTTCTGCATCCAGGATAGCCCCCGCCGCGCACACTCCATTGCTGCCCAGGGTGGTATCAACGCTGCCAAGAACTACAAGAACGACGGCGACTCCGTTTACCGCCTGTTCTACGATACCGTGAAGGGCGGTGACTTCCGCGCTCGCGAAGCCAACGTGCACCGCTTGGCCGAAAACTCCAACCTCATCATCGACCAGTGCGTCGCCCAGGGTGTTCCGTTCGGTCGTGAATACGGTGGCCTCCTCGACAACCGTTCCTTTGGTGGTACGCAGGTTTCCCGTACGTTCTACGCCCGCGGTCAGACGGGTCAGCAGCTCTTGCTCGGTGCCTACCAGGCCCTCATGCGCCAGGTTGCCGCCGGTAAGGTGAAGATGTTCCCGCGTCGCGAAATGATGGACCTCGTCGTGATCGACGGCAAGGCTCGCGGTATCATCGTGCGTAACCTCATCACCGGCGAACTCGAAAGCCACGTGGGTGACGCTGTGTGCCTTTGCACCGGTGGTTACGGTAACGTCTACTACCTTTCTACCAACGCCCAGGGTTCTAACGTGACGGCTGCTTTCCGTGCCTACAAGCGCGGCGCCCTGTTCGCTAACCCCTGCTACACGCAGATTCACCCGACTTGCATTCCTCGCCACGGCGACCTGCAGTCCAAGCTCACCTTGATGAGCGAATCTCTCCGTAACGACGGCCGTATTTGGGTTCCGCGCAAGGCTGGCGACACTCGCAGCCCGGACCAGATCCCCGAAGAAGACCGTTACTACTACCTCGAAGAAAAGTACCCGAGCTTCGGTAACCTCGTTCCGCGTGACGTGGCATCCCGTAACGCCAAGCAGGTCTGCGACGCAGGTCTCGGCGTGGGTAACACCAAGCAGGCTGTGTACCTCGACTTCGCCGACGCTATCCAGCGCATGGGCGTTGCCGGCGTGTCTGCCAAGTACGGCAACCTCTTCCAGATGTACGAAAAGATTACCGACGAAGACCCGTACAAGGTCCCGATGCGTATCTTCCCGGCCATCCACTATACCATGGGCGGCCTCTGGGTTGACTACGACCTGATGTCCACGATTCCGGGCTGCTTCGTTCTCGGTGAAGCCAACTTCTCCGACCACGGTGCAAACCGCCTCGGCGCTTCTGCTCTTATGCAGGGCCTCTCCGACGGTTACTTCGTCATTCCGTTCACCATCGGCGGCTACTTCGCGGGCACCAAGCTCGAGAAGGTTTCCGAATCCGATGCCGCGTTCGAAGACTGCAAGAAGCAGACCGAAGAACGCATCCACAAGCTCCTCTCCATCAAGGGTCACCGCACTGTTAACGATATCCATCGTGAACTCGGTAACATCATGTGGGAATACGTGGGCATGGCTCGTAACGAAGCCGGCCTGAAGACCGCCCTCGAGAAGATTCCGGCCCTCCGTGCCGAATTCTGGGAAAACGTCAACGTGCTCGGTTCCGAAGGTTCCTTCAACCAGAACCTCGAACGTGCCGGCCGCGTGGCTGACTTCCTCGAATTCGCCGAAGTCCTCACTCTTGACGCCCTGCACCGCAAGGAATCTTGCGGCGGCCACTTCCGCGAAGAAAGCCAGACTCCGGAAGGCGAAGCCAAGCGCGACGACGAGAACTTCTGCTACGTGGGTGCCTGGGAATACAAGGGCGACGGTGTCGCACCGGAACTTTCCAAGGAACCTCTTACCTTTGATAACGTCCACCTCGCTACTAGGAGCTACAAATAA